A single genomic interval of Camelina sativa cultivar DH55 chromosome 11, Cs, whole genome shotgun sequence harbors:
- the LOC109127403 gene encoding uncharacterized protein LOC109127403, translated as MGNIGRRNEMPQQSILEVEVFDVWGIDFMGPFNPPSNGNIVVISDGGTHFINRVFDGLLRKHGVKHKVATAYPQTSGQVEVSNKQFKAILARIVGITKKDWSFKLDDALWAYRTAYKTPIVRTPFQLLYGKNCHLPVEVEYKAIWATKLLNLDIKTAQERRAMDLHELDEIRLEAYDNSKINKERTKAFPDKKIQHKDLRAGDKFLLFNSRLRLFPGKLKSRWS; from the exons ATGGGTAACATCGGTAGGAGAAACGAAATGCCTCAACAGTCAATCTTAGAAGTCGAAGTTTTCGATGTTTGGGGAAtagatttcatgggacctttcaacccaCCCTCGAATGGAAACAT AGTAGTGATCAGTGACGGAGGGACCCACTTCATTAACAGAGTTTTCGATGGACTGTTACGGAAGCACGGGGTCAAGCATAAAGTTGCGACAGCTTACCCACAAACCAGTGGACAAGTGGAAGTAAGTAATAAACAGTTCAAGGCGATATTAGCCAGAATCGTGGGAATCACAAAAAAGGATTGGTCATTCAAGTTAGATGATGCGTTATGGGCTTACAGGACAGCTTACAAAACACCAATTGTGCGAACGCCCTTCCAGCTTCTTTATGGAAAAAATTGTCACCTTCCGGTTGAGGTAGAGTATAAGGCAATCTGGGCAACTAAACTCCTGAATCTAGACATAAAAACTGCTCAAGAAAGGAGAGCGATGGATCTCCACGAACTTGATGAAATAAGGTTAGAGGCTTATGATAATTCAAAGATTAACAAGGAACGAACTAAAGCCTTTCCTGACAAAAAGATCCAACACAAGGATTTGAGAGCTGGAGacaaattccttttatttaactCAAGGCTTCGACTGTTCCCCGGGAAACTCAAGTCGAGATGGTCATGA